CCTGGCTTGCCCTTGCAATAACACTGAGCCTGGTGTGGTTTGCCTGGCCGGTTTTTCATGTGGATCTGTCCGCCATGAGCACGGTGAGCCGGCAAACCCAGGAGGCGGATGCAAAATTCTATAAAACCTGGGGCAAAGGGTTTACCGGCAAATCCCATCTCATGCTGACGGCCGGTTCGGTCCCCAAACTTCAGGATTTAAACGACCGGCTGGCAGACAAGGTTTCGGCTGTTCAAACCCAAGGGGTTCCGGCTTCGGGCACAACCCTTTCCATGATATTTCCGGGCAAAAACAAAAAACAGGAAAATTATGATGCCTGGGTACAATTCTGGAGTAAAGAACGGGTTAACAGCCTCAAACAAAATCTAAGCAGGGAAGCAGAGCAGCTCGGTTTTACCCAGGATGCCTTCGCCCCCTTTTTAAACCGGCTTGTACCCACCGACCTGCCCGCCGGACCCGTTGCAATCCCCGAGACCCTGTATCCCATGATGGGCATTTCCCAATCCAAGGCAGACGGCGTCCACTGGGTCTGGACCACAACCGTTATGCGCAACCCGGATGTGAATGAAAAAAATTTTTATGACACCTTCAGCGCTGTTGCCACCGTTTTTGAACCCCAGCTTTTTTCCACCACCTTAGGCACCCTTTTGTTCACAACCTTTGGCAAAATGTTTTTTATTATTGCCGGAGCGGTTTTGATCCTGCTGTTCATCTTTTTTCTGGACATTAAACTGACAATCATCACCATGCTGCCGGTCTTTTTTTCCTTTATCGGCACCCTGGGCACCATGACACTTATAGGCCACAACCTGGACATCCCCTCGTTGATGCTCTCCATCATCGTATTCGGCATAGGCATTGACTTCTCCTTGTTCTTTGTACGTGCCTACCAGCGTTACCGCGACGAATCCCATCCATCGGTTGCACGGATACGTCTGGCCGTATTCATGGCAGGGGTCTCCACCATGATCGGCTTCGGGGTGATGTGCCTGGCCGAGCATTCGCTTTTGCAAAGTGCCGGGCTTGCCTGCCTGCTGGGTATCGGCTTTTGCCTTGGAGGAACCTTTTTGATTCTGCCGCCCCTGCTGCGCCGGTATTTTATTTTACAACCCGTGGAATTGTCATCCGCCCAAGAAGTTTCATCCCAGGAGCCAGACACATCTGCCACATCCCGAATTCTTAACAGATACCGCACAGCCGAAGCCTACCCCAGAATGTTCGCCCGCTTTAAACTGAAATTTGACCCCATGTTCAAGGAGCTGCCCGACCTTTTACCAGCCAGGGGGGATATTTCCCGAATCATGGACATCGGCACAGGCCTCGGAGTGCCGGCTTGCTTTATCCTAGAACGGTTTCCCCATGCCCGGATATTCGGCATAGAACCCGACCCCGAAAGCCGGCGGATCAGTAACATGGCAATTTCAGGCCAGGGCCGTATAGATATAGGCGGCGCCCCGAATCTTCCCGCTGTTTCAGCGCCGGTTCAGATGGCTTTGATGCTGGACATGTCTCATTTCTTAACACCGGATGAATTCAAACAGACTTTGGAAAAAATAAAGGCAGCTATGGCCCCCGGTGGTACCCTTATCATCCGGGCAATTATCCCCCCGGCCGAAAAACCGACACTGGCCTGGTCCATTGAAAAGCTGAAACTTAAATTAACCGGGGTGGTTCCCCATTACCTGTCTGTGAAGGCCATCACAGATCTTATCAACAAGGCAGATTTCAGGATGGAAAGCGCCAAAGTATCGGGTAACAATCCTGAAACCGTCTGGTTCGTCGCAAAGGTGTCCCCATGAATATAGATACCAGCCACAACATCGGTTGTGCCGGAAACTTTGAATTTTCCAAACAAAAAATTGATGATGCGTTAGCCTGCAATCGGCTTCTCTCCATGGAGGTGGAATTAAGCCTGCGGTGCAATTTTCACTGCACCTACTGCTATGTACCCCATGATTCCTACTTTGATGATGAACTCAGCCTTGACGAAATCTTTGAAGTAATCCTGCAGGCCAAAGCACTTGGCGCCGGAAAAATTATCCTGTTGGGCGGCGAGCCCAGTATCTACCCCCATATCCGGGAAGTTATTGCATTTTTACACAAACACAGTCTTGAAACGGAAATGTTTACCAACGGCACCGGCATTACCCCGGATTTTGCCAGGGAACTTAGGGCAACAGGCGTCAGGGTTGTCCTAAAAATGAACTCCTTTCATGAGGGCAGACAGGATGCACTTGCAGGAAAAAAAGGGGCATTTCACATTATCCACAATGCCTTAGGCAACCTCAAATCGGCAGGCTATCCTGCCAAAGACGCCTTCCTGGCCCTGAGCACCATCATCTGCCGCCAGAACCGTGATGAACTGACCGACCTGTGGACCTGGATCAGGGACAACAATATGGCGCCCTATTTTGAAATCATCACCCCCCAGGGCCAGGCAAAAAACAATGCATCCCTTGAACTCACCCCCCTGGAACTGAAAGCCGTGTTTGATGAAATCTGTGCCGTCGACCGGGAGCGTTACAGCATTGAATGGGACCCCCAGCCACCGCTCATGGGCAACCAGTGCATGCGCCACCAGTTTTCCTGCACAATCACGTCCATCGGCAATGTCCAACCCTGCGTGGGCATTACAAAAGCAATCGGAAATATACGAAAAACGCGTCTTAAGGATATTCTGGAGCACTCCCGGGAACTTAAAATGCTGAAAAACCACCATCAGACCATTAAGGGATTCTGCCGAACCTGTGAAAAAAACGACACCTGTTACGGATGCCGTGGGGCAGCCTTCCAGGTCACCGGCGATATCCTGGCTTCGGACCCTTTGTGCTGGCGAAACCCGGATAACCTTAAACGTCATCGTTAAATTTAGTTGGAGCAATATCCCGACTTTTTGTCTTTTTTCATACTTTGGTTGACAACAAGCAAGCTCCTATCCTAATATTTTACATTAGCTCATACTAAAGAATTCTTCAATGCAGGGATCGATGACGATTTTTGCTTGGGCAAGATTCAAAGCGCATTCCAGATTTCAAAAAAACAGGATGCACCCATTTATACTACAGCCGCAAAAAACGCTGAGAGCTTGTTCGTTAATAAAGATGCGGTTATCAAGGCAGGATCTCCAGAGCAGCATGACGTTTATCTTGATTCCCGCTATTACACCATTGCTGGATATGAACCCAATGCATTTGAAGGCACATTTGCTGAAATTGATAAACGGATTCACCCCGATGACCTTGAGCGGGTTCGATTGAGCTTTCGCCGGTATATAGCCGGGGAATTGGAGAGCTTTGAAGCCCCGTTCAGATTTCTGCGTAAAGACGGCAAGTTGACCATCATTCAAGGCACTGTGATTGATATCACGGAACGAAAACAACGGGAATCAGAGATGTGCAGCCTGCGCAACTATCTGAGTATTTTCCTCCTTGTTGCCAACGGGGTGGAAGGTGCCGTGATCCGGGTGGATGATATCACGGACCAGGTACGCATGGAAGAGATGATGATCCAAAGCGAAAAGATGCTTACCGTGGGAGGGCTTGCCGCCGGCATGGCCCATGAGATAAACAATCCCCTGGCCAGTATGCTGCAGACTGCCAACGTTATGCAGAATCGCCTCAACAGTCGTCTTGATATCCCGGCAAATCAAAAAACGGCGGAAAAGGCGGGTATAACCTTGGAAGGCCTCGAACAGTTCATGGAGGCCAGAAGCATCCCCCGCATGCTGGAAACCATCGTCACCTCAGGCAAACGGGTGGCGGAGATGGTTGTAGAATCAGAGCCGGGTGCCGGGGCAAAATTCATCATCCGCCTGCCTCTCAGAAAAAACAAACCCAACACTGGAAAAGACCTTTTCCTATGAGAAATAAAAATAAACGAAGGAACACGCTTGGCTTATTTAATTGAAATAGAGGACATTATAGAGAATGCAGGGTCCTTGTTGACGCTGCCGGATATCTGTATGCAGATCAAACGGCTCGTGGCCGATCCAGCGTCATCAGTGGATGATCTTGCCGGGCTGATCTCTAAAGATCCGGCACTGACAGCAAGATTATTAAAAATAGTGAACAGCCCAATTTACTATTTCCCGCGAAAAATTTCTTCTGTTTCTGAAGCAATTCCCCTGATTGGCGCTGACCAACTTTATAATTTAGCGCTGGCGACAACCGCTGCCGCGATTATTCAAACGGTTGGGGGAAGCTATATCGAAATGAAAACGCTTTGGAAAAAGGCCGTCTACTCAGCGATTTTCGCCAAATCCTTAAGCCCGAACAAATCAGGTGACGGTGAAAATCTTTTTGTTGCAGGGCTGCTGAGTGATATTGGCGCATTGGCAATTGTGAAACATGCTCCGGCAATTGCTTTAACCGCCATAGGTGCCCCCAGGAAAGGACAATTTCCCTGGCAGCGGGAAAAAGAGGTGCTTGGGTTTACCGTGGCCGAAGTCAGCGGGGCATTACTTACGTCCTGGAACCTGTCTGATGAGATTGCCGTTCCTGTTGGCTGCCAACACGCACCTGACAAAGGACAGCATCATGTTGTCTCCTGCTGCATTCTCCATATTGCCACAAGACTGGCGGCAGAGACCATTGATAAAAATCAGGGGCAGACCTTAGATTATCGAAAAGCCATACAGAAAAAACCTTTGGCGCAATTGGGAATGGACCATAAGGATATAGACACAAAGGTATCAGAAGTAAATGAAATTGCTCCGGACATACTAAATATATTCATAATATAAGGGTAATGGTTACCTATGATGGATGAACTTATATTAAAAGAAGAAGACAATACCCGGAAAAATGACGACAGGTATTTACCATGGAAGATTTTGGTAGTAGATGACGAGGAAGGCGTTCATCAGGTCACAAAACTGGCGCTTAAAAATTTCACTTTTGATAACAGAAGATTAAAATTTCTCCATGCCTATTCCGCCGCCCAGGCCATTGAAATCCTTGTTGAGCACCCTAATATAGCCATCGTTTTACTCGATGTGGTCATGGAGTCAGAACATGCCGGATTAAGGCTGGTAAAAAAAATCCGGGAAGAGATCAAAAATACGAACACCCGGATTGTTCTGAGAACCGGTCAGCCGGGACAGGCACCGGAGCAAGAGGTTATTCAAAACTATGATATCAACGACTACAAGACCAAAACCGAACTGACTGCGAACAAGTTGTTTACCCTGATGTATGCAACATTAAGATCCTACCGTGATATCATTACCCTTGAAAAAAGTCGAAAGGGCCTGGAAAAACTTATTGTTGCCTCAAGGGGCATTTCATCAAGGGTGGCGCTGGCCCAATTTATACGCGTGACGGTTGAGCAATTGACCAATCTTCTTAACATTGAAGAAACCACCATTTTTTCCTGCAAGGTCACAGGATATATCCTTTCAGAGCAGTGCCTGGAGGTGTATGCGTCGGAAAACCCTCTTGGATCCAACTGTATCCATATTGCTGATTTACCGGATGGTAAACGGGACATCATTTTATCGGCGATTACAGAGCAAACAAATATTTTTGAAAAGGACAGATTTGTTGTGTACTGCTCAAATAGCAGTCAAATTGTTCTGTTTTTTGCCCAGATAAATCAGGTCCTGTCCGATCTTGATGTTCGTTTGCTTAACATATTTACGGAAAACCTCATTGTCACGCTGGAGAACATTCAGCTCAATGAGACAATCACCGACAGCCAAAAGGAAATGGTTTACCGGTTGGGAGAGGTTGTCGAATCCCGTTCCAAGGAAACCGGAAACCATGTGAAGCGGATGGCACATTACTCAGAGCTGCTTGCCTTGCTGGTGGGTCTGGATAAAACCGAAGCAGAGTTAGTCAAAACAGCTTCGCCAATGCATGATATTGGTAAAATTGCAATTCCCGATGCAATTTTGACCAAACCAGGCAAATTGAATGCCGAGGAATGGGCGATTGTGAAGACCCATCCGCAACGGGGGTACGAAATACTCGAACACTCCTCTCTGACTGTAATGAACATCAGTGCCGTCATTGCTTTGACGCATCATGAAAAATGGGATGGCAGTGGTTATCCGGAAGGGCTGAAAGGCACTGATATTCATATTTATGGCAGGATAACCGCCATTGCCGATGTCTTTGATGCCCTGGGAAGTGAGCGCTGTTATAAAAAGGCCTGGTCCCTTGATAAAATTATATCACTTTTCAAAAGTGAAAAAGGTAAACATTTTGATCCCCTGTTAACGGATCTGTTTCTTGAGAATCTGGATAATTTTTTGGTAATCAGGGACAAATTTATTGATTACAATACGAGAGGCTAAGATGTCGGATACAGTATCAAACAACCCGCCGCTGATACTCACAATCGATGATGAAAAAGTCATCCGCAATAATTTCAAGGATATCCTTGAAGATAACGGATATGAGGTTATCCAGGCGGAAAACGGCCGTACCGGTTTGGAAAAGATCCGGAAACACAAGCCGGACCTCATTCTGTGTGATCTTCAGATGCCTGAGATGAATGGCCTTGAAGTGGTCCGCACCGTAAAAAAAGAATTTCAAAAAATCCCCATACTGATTGTTTCAGGCGCAGGGGTTTTAGATGATGCCATTGAAGCAGTTCGGGCAGGTGCCTGGGATTATCTGGTGAAACCCATCTTCAATCTGGACATTCTGCTCCAGGCGGTTGAAAAAGCATTGGATCGTGCCAAGCTCATTGCTGAGAATGAAGCCTACCAAAAAAATCTTGAAAAACAGACGGTCAAGCTTCAGCAAGAGATAGAAGAAAGAAAACGAACAGAGCAGCAACTTGTGCAGTCAGAAAAAATGGCCGCCCTTGGAGATCTGGTGGCGGGTGTTGCCCATGAGATTAACACGCCCCTTGGGATTGGGGTAACCGGCATCTCATATCTAAATGATGCAACCACCGTTTTTAAAAAACGGTTCTCAACCGGTGACGCCACCAAAACGGATCTTGAAAAATTCCTGGAAGATTGTGAAGAGGCCTGCCAGGTTACCCTTTCCAATCTTAACCGTGCGGCGAAACTGGTGGCGGGATTCAAACAGATTGCGGTTGACCAGTCCAGTGATGAAAAACGAATTTTTAATATAAAACAGTATATTGATGAAATTTTATTCAGTCTCTACCCACGCATAAAAAAAACCAGACATACGGTAAATGTGGATGTGCCTGAAGATCTGAAGCTAAACAGTTATCCGGGAGCGTTCTCCCAGATATTGACCAATCTTGTGATGAATTCGCTGCTCCATGGCTTTGAAGGTATTGAGGCAGGACAGATTACCATTACCGTTAAAAAAGAGAACCATTCAATCATTCTTTGCTATGAAGATAATGGTAAAGGTATGACCAAAGAGCATCAAAAAAGAATCTTTGATCCTTTTTTTACCACCAAACGCGGCGCAGGCGGCACCGGACTTGGAATGCACCTGGTATTTAACCTTGTCAGTAAAAAGCTGAATGGCCAAATTAGTTGTACAAGTGCCGTGAATAAGGGCACATTCTTTACCATCACCGTTCCTATGCGTAATATAGAAAAATAACACAAAACGCGAAGACTTTCCTTTCATATATAGCGTTGGTGCCTTCGAATTCATTTTTCTTTCTTGACACATCGTCATCATCCGGCTTATGGTCATTATCGCCCAGCGTTTGGCGATAGTAAAAAAAATCAATATTAACAATCATTTGAGTTCGATATGACCACTAAATTTCCTTCAAGTTTATTTTCAAGCTTCAGGCTGATCATTCTATCCTTTGCTGTTACTTTTTTTCTTGTCGGCAGTTCGCTGTTTTCTCCTGCAATCTCTGATGCCGGGACCGCAAACGCTGATATAGCCAACATCTGGACCGGGCTGCAGCAAGAGGGAAATCAGTTCTGCCGGGTTACACTAAAAATCGATACCATAACTGCCCCGAATAAGCCCCTGTCCGGTTCTCTGACGGTTGAACCGGCAAACGTCGGTGTCAAACGAGCGCCTGAACCCCAAACGGCAGCAATAAACGGGACTTTTTTTTACGAAATCAGTCTCATCAAGATGCAGTATCAGCTTCGCCGGGGCAGAAGATATGAGGTTTTTGGGGTGCTGAACCCTGAAAAAAATCGGATGGCGCTGATCTACGAAGGCAGAACCGGAGACGGAATGCTTCCGGTTTATTTGACGGCCGGCCCGACGTTGCCCAAGGAACTGCAGCCCTTTGCAGTCTCCAGGATTGAGGCCGCTGATTTCCGGAAAGAAAAGGATAATACCGCTGCAGAACTGACAGCCATACAAAACCGGAGTCAAGTCATTAATGAACAAATCATGGACGCCCAGAACCGGCTTCGAGACGCCCGCCATGCCCATGACAAGGAGACGGTCAACCGGATAAAAAAAGAGCTGGAAGTGCTGGCCCAATCCCGTGTTCAAGAAAGACAGAAGCAGCAGGAGCTGATCATGGCCCAGGCCCGTAAAGCCCGTGAGCTCCAGATCAAACAGATGGAAAATGAAAATCCGGAATTGGCAGCGGTGGAAAAGCAGATGCTGGACCTGCAGGCCCGGATCGTGGCAGTATCAAAAACAAGAGACATGCCCAAATTGCGGGAGCTGTCCCAGCAGATCAAGGCATTGAAACAACAGCGCAGCATGCTGATGCGCAACAGGCATGCCGCGCCCGTCGTTGCGCCGGGCGCAAGTGCAGATCATTCCTGCCCCGAGGACTTGCTCGCCTGGGCCGGAGAACTGGAAAAAAACGGGGCGTCCGCGGCAAGGTTCCACAGCATTACTCAGTTGGCGAACCTGTTCAGGCCGTCCGTGTTCAACACCTATTTTAAAACCGGATTATTATCCATGGCACCAAATCACCGCCGGGAATTGGGCATAGCTCTTCAACGCGGCTGCACCAGGCTGGATACGGCCTTTTCCCGCGGCAGCAATATCATGACCGTAGCCAAAGGCTTTGATGACCAGGGATTTCAACTGAATTATCTCAGTGCCGCCATTGCCGGAGAGACCCTGGATACGGTCCATGAGTGGCTTGAATGGACACTTGGGGATCTGGACGATTCAGACACCTTGTCTGGACTGAATTTATTGGATAAACAGGGCAAAACCGTCATGGCAGCCCTGTGGCCGAACGAAACAAAAATGGCCGAAAACAAAATCGCCCAAACCGGCAGTCAGAGCGCAGCCAAGGTACTGACGGCGCAAATCGACCGACTGACGCGCCATGTAGAGAACCTTGAAACACTGAACGACCTGGCCCGGTTAAGAAAAAATGAAATCTGGAAAAAATTAACGCCGCGAGATCAAAAACAACTCGTCCTTTACTATAATGAGCAGGCGGATGGCCCTGTAGCCCGCTATTTAACAAGCACATTCCCTCAAACCGCTGTGGATAAAAACGCCCCCCGCAACGCCCTGGCAGCAGGAAAGCAATGGTATGAAAGCCAGAACACCCTTTTTTCACAATTTTCCGACACAAAGACGATCAAAGAATTTAACCGGCGGTTTCCGGCTCAAAGAGAAGACCTGTTTAAACAAATTCTGCCGGATTTAAAAAAAGAGATCGCGGCATGTCAAAGCACCCAGGAAGTCAAACAGTTCGGCAGGGCGTTTACCCTGCCCATGGATAGCAGAAATCAAACCTGTAAAGCCATTGAGGCGTTAAAAGTAAAACAGATTGCCGCCCTGGACCATCAAACCTTTGTGGCCAGGGTGGGCAGCGGACCATTTAAGCCGGACCATCCCGGTGCCGTATATTTAAACGCTTTATACCGCAATGACTGGGAAACCATTACCCAGGAAGACCGTGCCTTTGCTCTCCCTGTGGCCCGAATGATGGAACCGATGAATAACAGCGGCATCTATGATCTTGTGGCAGCGTTCAGCGGCGGCCAGGTCAAGGGGCAGCAGTTAAAAAATTATATGCAGCAGAAAATGGAGAACGCCACCATGTGCACCAGCATGGCCGGTTTTTACGTGATTTCCCTTGAATATATTTCCCCGAACTGTTTAGGCCCAAACCCGGTTGAAATCGAACGGATCAGGGAGTGGGACGAGGTGCTGGTCAACGGCTACGGCACTGAGTTCTCCCGCATTCCCCACTCAGAGACCCGGTACTATACCATTGCCCGCCGCCACCGGGAGATCTTTGATAAAATCAAGGATCCGGCCAATGCAGAAAGCCTGGAGTTTATCAACAAGCTTTTAGGCGGGTTCGGCATGAAAAAGGAGGGGGTGCGCACATCCATGGAAAAATTAAGCAGTAATCTAAAGGGTCTGGGCAAGGCCATGAATGGACTTCCCTGTGACGGCGAAGTGATGCAGAAAATTGAAGCGGCCCTGCTCAAGAAAGCTTCTGAGCAATGACCGTTCATCCGGCATAACAGTTTAAACAAAGCTTCCCCCGGTACAATCCATTATTGCTTATCCCACATGGATTTCTGATAGTTCAAGTACAGATTCTTGTTTTTGTATTTGCAGGTTTTCAGGTGTTTTTCGCAAATATCGATGTACGCCTTTCTACAGGCTTCCCATTTTTCCTTACTTAATGCGGTAATATTACCGTAATCGTCCATGGTTGTGCCCGTTGCCACGCTGACCAAAAGAGACAGGTGTTGTTTGGGAAAATCTTCGTCTACGGTAATATCCCACGACCGTGCGGTGCCGTCACGACTCCACGTCAGTATCCGGGTCATATCCTTAGTAAAAATAACACCAAGAATGCCTTTGTCATGGTTAAGGACGCTACCTAAAAAAATAGAGATATATCACGGACTGGCAGGCGCGCAGCTGCCGGTAGAGTTCGTGCTCCCAACTGCGCCCCGCCGGAATCCCTGATTCCGGATCAAAGTCCAGGAAAACAGACCGGTACCCCTGCTGCTGCAACCGCTCCACAATGGTTTCGGCAACTAAATTATCCTTGCTGCTATGGCTGATAAATATCGTACTCAGGGGATTGTCCTCCCATTAAAGAACACATCGTTCATAAGCAAGGCCGTTTAAACCCGGTGGCCTGTGAATTCTGTTTTTGCAGTTCATAAAGGGAAGGAACAACCATACCTGGGCGATTCAATCCTTCCACCGTCATCCACCGGGTATGGCGGTCTTCGGTTGATCCGGCCAGGGTGACGGGACGATCACCCCGCCGATGGATACCAATGTAAAACGCCTGGGGATAATGTTCATACATGGTTGCAGGCGTTTTTGATGAGGTACTTGCAAAATCATAGGTTTGTACGAAGGAATCTTTTGCATATTCTCCGTAGCCGGTGATCTTTGCAGGGGCCTCAATGTTCCAGAAAACATTTCTTACGCCGGCATGGGGCATCACGCTCAAATCACCGCCAGGGCAGACATAGAAGCCTTTCATTTTTTCAAATAAATTTTCATAAGGAAAAATGCCGTGAAAATCCATGGCCATATCCGTGCCGGAATGCAGATTTTTGCTTTCATAATGCGTCGTGCAGTCTGTGATAACGTTCCCTGATGCCGTCATTGTCAGTGTTACCGGATGAACCAGTCGGGCATGGAACTCGACCTTTTTTACCAGGTTATCGTTTGCCCAACCGATGGTAATGCCGGCATGACCTTCCTGACCTGTGAATGTCAACTCCTTGAGCGTCCATTGGGCGGATCGGCTGAGGATAATTCCCTGGGTCATATCGGCAAAGGTCACATCCTGTACCCATCCGTTCACGGCGCTGCTGATCCAAATACCGCCCCACAGATAGTCCTGCTCCTTGGCGGTACGGATAATTTTCCCATCCGCATCCTGAAACGGTTTGTGGTGCCGGTACCCACCGGGCCATGCACTTTCAATGCGCAGGTGTTCGATACCGACGTCCTGAATGCCGTTGAAAGAAAAAATTTTAGGGGTGTAGCGCAGGGGCTGATCAAACCTGGCCGGACGGGTCAGGCGGATGGTATGGGCATCGATAATCTTTTCAATGCCCGCGATCCAGGAAAGCGTTTGGACCGCAGGTCCGAATGTGTCGGTCTGAACAGGGCTGAGTGTAAACGGTGTGGTCAGTTGCACAGGGATATCCGCTTTATTGGGTGCCGGATGAGCGGGGTCGATGAGGGGATCTTTGCATACGATAGTCACGATCTGTCCCACAGAAAATTTTCCGGTATCGGTCACCTGGATATCTTTTTGCCCCCGGACCACGTCCTTTGTATACGCGGCCAATTCATTACCATCCTCAGCACCAAGGACGGCTAACGCCGTATGATGCCGGGCTTCTATTTGGGCTGAAACGGTTCCCAGACGCCGGACCGGCCCCTCGTCTCCCGGCGCCCCCATGAAAAGTATGGTTCCGCTTTGCCCCGAGCCCTGCCCCCGCAAAACGATACCATCTGAACGAATTTGAAGATAAGGAGATACTTTTGTCTGATGAATATCGTATCGGCCTTTGGGCAAAGACACAACACCGCCGCCGGCTGCTGCCGCAGCATCTATGGCTGCCTGGATTGCCAACGTGTCTTCTTTGCCGTCATCCGGAACAGCGCCGAACCGCGCATGGGTCACATCAAACACCGGTTTTTTTATTTGGGGTATTGTTTTTTCCCCCAGACCATACCCGGCCCTCGAAAAATCCGGAAGGCGGTTACCTGTGGGGCCGTTCCTGACAAAATCCGTCCACACGGCAGGTGTCCATTTTTCTGCTGTTTCATCTACACAAACAGATCCCTTTTTTACTCTGGATATTTGTTTCGCCATTCCTGCCTGATAGCATCCGATTGATAAAAAATAAGGCAAAATGAAAATAAGCATTCCGTTTAAGATCAATCCATAATTTAAATTTTTCAGAAGTTGCATTGTGAGAGCCGCCTTTCCAGGTAGATAGGGATTATACAGGGCATTAAGGTTGAGTTGCCGCCATATGAGGCATTCGGGTGAATCATATCGGTATGTGGATAGGGTTGTCAATTTTTCAATTGACTCAATTCAAGAGACTCTTTATAGTCCTTCAGTGTAAGTAGCAAAACAGCTGATGGTTTCAATGTTATCAAAAAAACAGAGAAAACATCCTACCCGGCCCCTGCAATTGACCACTTGACCCCAATCCCCGTTACGGAC
Above is a window of uncultured Desulfobacter sp. DNA encoding:
- a CDS encoding response regulator, whose product is MSDTVSNNPPLILTIDDEKVIRNNFKDILEDNGYEVIQAENGRTGLEKIRKHKPDLILCDLQMPEMNGLEVVRTVKKEFQKIPILIVSGAGVLDDAIEAVRAGAWDYLVKPIFNLDILLQAVEKALDRAKLIAENEAYQKNLEKQTVKLQQEIEERKRTEQQLVQSEKMAALGDLVAGVAHEINTPLGIGVTGISYLNDATTVFKKRFSTGDATKTDLEKFLEDCEEACQVTLSNLNRAAKLVAGFKQIAVDQSSDEKRIFNIKQYIDEILFSLYPRIKKTRHTVNVDVPEDLKLNSYPGAFSQILTNLVMNSLLHGFEGIEAGQITITVKKENHSIILCYEDNGKGMTKEHQKRIFDPFFTTKRGAGGTGLGMHLVFNLVSKKLNGQISCTSAVNKGTFFTITVPMRNIEK
- a CDS encoding glycosyl hydrolase family 28-related protein; translation: MAKQISRVKKGSVCVDETAEKWTPAVWTDFVRNGPTGNRLPDFSRAGYGLGEKTIPQIKKPVFDVTHARFGAVPDDGKEDTLAIQAAIDAAAAAGGGVVSLPKGRYDIHQTKVSPYLQIRSDGIVLRGQGSGQSGTILFMGAPGDEGPVRRLGTVSAQIEARHHTALAVLGAEDGNELAAYTKDVVRGQKDIQVTDTGKFSVGQIVTIVCKDPLIDPAHPAPNKADIPVQLTTPFTLSPVQTDTFGPAVQTLSWIAGIEKIIDAHTIRLTRPARFDQPLRYTPKIFSFNGIQDVGIEHLRIESAWPGGYRHHKPFQDADGKIIRTAKEQDYLWGGIWISSAVNGWVQDVTFADMTQGIILSRSAQWTLKELTFTGQEGHAGITIGWANDNLVKKVEFHARLVHPVTLTMTASGNVITDCTTHYESKNLHSGTDMAMDFHGIFPYENLFEKMKGFYVCPGGDLSVMPHAGVRNVFWNIEAPAKITGYGEYAKDSFVQTYDFASTSSKTPATMYEHYPQAFYIGIHRRGDRPVTLAGSTEDRHTRWMTVEGLNRPGMVVPSLYELQKQNSQATGFKRPCL